In Hemicordylus capensis ecotype Gifberg chromosome 3, rHemCap1.1.pri, whole genome shotgun sequence, one DNA window encodes the following:
- the LOC128350514 gene encoding uncharacterized protein LOC128350514 — protein MKNQKMSKATAVAYRRRQQSVALTTKPSSGSHRVTETPDLHKCKTVRFSGLPLKPELAGLIEKTLQEADASVTAGGAQSAEEAHSCQKEVKQKALGNRKHKDGGHDQEASESVDANKKLDAKTETGMEEIFLEIKAMGGLPGLPATQQAHLVRGYTLHLAVEALRGKETQKDLSSFVEIDLRDKVEEKTEDVLAEDKQRENEKEPPETMPESSWLCCFPIWTKQKKRKEKNE, from the exons ATGAAGAACCAAAAAATGTCAAAGGCTACAGCTGTAGCATATCGGAGACGTCAACAGAGTGTGGCTCTTACAACAAAACCATCATCTGGAAGCCACCGAGTTACAGAAACACCTGATCTTCACAAGTGCAAGACTGTCAGGTTCAGTGGTCTCCCACTGAAGCCTGAACTAGCTGGTCTAATCGAGAAGACGTTGCAAGAAGCTG ATGCTTCAGTTACAGCGGGAGGGGCACAGAGTGCAGAAGAAGCTCATAGCTG TCAAAAAGAGGTCAAGCAGAAAGCACTTGGCAACAGAAAACATAAAGATGGTGGTCATGACCAAGAAGCATCGGAAAGTGTGGACGCCAATAAAAAACTG GATGCAAAGACAGAAACTGGAATGGAAGAAATTTTCTTGGAGATAAAGGCAA TGGGGGGCTTGCCTGGCTTGCCAGCCACACAGCAGGCTCATCTGGTGAGGGGCTACACACTCCACTTGGCTGTGGAAGCACTCCGGGGCAAAGAGACACAG AAAGACTTGTCGTCATTTGTGGAGATTGACCTGAGAGACAAAGTTGAAGAG AAAACTGAAGATGTTTTGGCAGAAGACAAACAGCGTGAAAATGAAAAGGAACCTCCTGAAACCAT GCCTGAGAGCAGCTGGCTGTGCTGTTTTCCCATCTGGACGAAGCAAAAGAAGCGAAAAGAAAAAAATGAGTAG